A region of Nitrospirota bacterium DNA encodes the following proteins:
- the hflK gene encoding FtsH protease activity modulator HflK encodes MVWDPKDPWTKRSDPLEDALRQAQAQLRQMVPSRGLRSVFLIILLIVLVWQATFIVAPDEEGVVKRFGDVVRVVGPGPHLKIPFIETVLQPKVAKLHRIEVGFRTDRQGRQQMLPQEALMLTGDENILAIEFIVQYKIKNAREYLFNVAEIEETIGKAAEASMREVIGKSKIDEALTTGKAQIQQDTQTLLQGILDQYQAGVQIAAVQLQDVDPPEAVVAAFKDVASAKEDREKLINQAQGYRNDIIPRAKGEAAQLVNQAKGFAQARVNRAQGEANRFLKTLKEYNQAKEIISKRIYIETLEEIMPNVEKVIIDGKAGDRVIPYLPLDRLPKSSGTSAGEEKKP; translated from the coding sequence ATGGTGTGGGACCCCAAAGACCCTTGGACGAAACGCAGCGACCCGCTTGAAGATGCGCTGCGCCAGGCGCAGGCACAACTGCGCCAGATGGTGCCGTCGCGCGGCCTGCGCTCGGTGTTTTTGATCATCCTGCTGATCGTGCTCGTGTGGCAGGCGACCTTCATTGTCGCGCCGGACGAAGAAGGCGTGGTGAAACGGTTCGGCGACGTGGTCCGGGTGGTCGGTCCCGGCCCTCATTTGAAAATCCCTTTCATCGAGACGGTCCTGCAACCCAAGGTGGCCAAACTCCATCGGATCGAGGTCGGCTTCCGCACGGACCGGCAGGGCCGCCAGCAGATGCTACCGCAGGAAGCCTTGATGCTCACGGGCGATGAAAATATTCTGGCCATCGAGTTCATCGTCCAGTACAAGATCAAGAACGCGCGAGAGTATCTCTTCAATGTCGCCGAGATCGAAGAAACCATCGGCAAGGCCGCGGAAGCGTCGATGCGCGAAGTGATCGGGAAGAGCAAGATCGATGAGGCCCTGACCACCGGAAAGGCGCAGATCCAGCAGGATACGCAGACGCTCCTGCAGGGCATCCTCGACCAGTATCAGGCCGGCGTCCAGATCGCCGCGGTTCAGTTGCAGGATGTCGACCCGCCCGAGGCGGTCGTCGCGGCGTTCAAGGACGTGGCGAGCGCCAAGGAAGATCGGGAGAAGCTGATCAACCAGGCGCAGGGATACCGGAACGACATCATCCCGAGGGCTAAAGGCGAGGCGGCCCAACTGGTGAACCAGGCCAAAGGCTTCGCCCAGGCCCGGGTGAATCGCGCCCAGGGCGAAGCGAATCGTTTCTTGAAAACGTTGAAGGAATACAACCAGGCGAAAGAGATCATCAGCAAGCGGATCTACATCGAGACGCTCGAAGAGATCATGCCCAACGTGGAAAAGGTGATCATCGACGGAAAGGCGGGCGATCGGGTGATTCCCTACCTGCCGCTCGATCGTTTACCGAAATCTTCGGGGACGTCCGCCGGCGAGGAGAAGAAACCGTGA
- the hflC gene encoding protease modulator HflC yields the protein MTKQNLLVALIAVVVLLFLLGASPFFIVDITQTAIVVQLGKPVRNVTMPGLYAKVPFIQEVTYFDKRLLDYDSSAQDVITQDKKTILIDNFAKWRIVDPLKVYQAFQSQRGALQRLHDIIYSELRVELGRHDLSEIVSKTRAEIMKVVTERSNEKASAYGIEIQDVRIKRADLPEQNEKAVFARMQAERERQAKQYRAEGAEEAQKIRSEAEKDREIILAEAYREAEELRGEGDAKAFKIYADAYRQDPRFFEFTRSMEAYKKTFNGKSTVVMSPDSEFFKYLKQR from the coding sequence GTGACCAAGCAGAATCTTCTTGTTGCGCTGATTGCCGTCGTCGTTCTCCTGTTCCTGCTCGGCGCTTCGCCGTTCTTCATCGTCGACATCACGCAAACGGCGATCGTCGTCCAGCTTGGCAAGCCGGTTCGCAATGTGACGATGCCCGGGCTTTACGCCAAGGTCCCGTTCATCCAGGAAGTCACCTACTTTGACAAGCGCCTGCTCGACTACGATTCCTCCGCCCAAGATGTGATCACGCAGGACAAGAAAACGATTCTGATCGATAACTTCGCCAAATGGCGCATCGTCGATCCTTTGAAAGTGTACCAAGCGTTCCAGAGTCAACGGGGCGCGCTGCAGCGGCTTCATGACATTATCTATTCCGAACTGCGGGTCGAATTGGGCCGACATGACTTGTCCGAGATCGTCTCCAAGACACGGGCCGAAATCATGAAGGTGGTGACGGAACGTTCCAACGAAAAGGCGTCGGCCTACGGTATCGAAATTCAGGACGTCCGGATCAAGCGCGCGGACCTGCCGGAACAGAACGAGAAAGCCGTGTTCGCCCGCATGCAAGCGGAACGCGAACGTCAGGCCAAGCAATATCGAGCGGAAGGGGCTGAGGAAGCGCAGAAAATCCGGTCCGAGGCGGAGAAGGATCGCGAAATTATTCTGGCGGAAGCCTATCGGGAGGCGGAGGAGCTCCGCGGCGAGGGTGACGCCAAGGCCTTCAAGATTTACGCGGATGCTTATAGGCAAGATCCTCGGTTCTTCGAGTTCACCCGGTCCATGGAAGCCTACAAGAAAACCTTCAACGGCAAGTCCACCGTGGTCATGAGCCCGGACTCGGAATTCTTCAAGTACCTCAAACAGCGCTGA